The nucleotide window GTTTTAATTTTATTGACTGCATACAAAATTGAAATTGGAATCAAGATTTCATATCCATAAAACCATCTGAACTCCATAAAAGTGAAACATACAAATGAAAGAATGAATAAAAAACTTAAAAAAAGAATTGTGGGCAATTTGTATTTATTAAAAAAGTTTCCTCTAAACAACATAATAATTGGAATAGAAAAAAGGAAGCCCCAAAAACGAAAAAACCGTGCTAAGCAAGTAATTACATTTAAAAAAGTAATTTTAAAAACTAATACAGGATCTTTAAAAACGGCTTGTGTAAAGGTTTTAGGTAGGCTGTTAGCTCCATGTATTTTTAGATATTCCTGAACTTTTTCAAACTTTGTATTTTTCCAAATAGCATCACGATGTATTTTTTCCTGACCTGATTCTATTTTTTTCAATCCTAAATAATTTCTCTGAATCCAATTTAAATCTTTTGAAGGATTCTTATCTTCATAACTTAGGGAATGTTTTTCTTTTATGGCCGGAAAATGAAAAACTAATATTGTCAAAAGAAACATTAATGAACATATTCCAATTAACTGAACTCTTTTCAAGAAAGTAACATCAGTATTCTTTATCCAATAAAAAAAAGCTATAAAAATTAGTGGAATTAATAATACTGCAGTAATTCTAATGGATAAACAAATTGCAAAAATAAAACCAATACATAAAAAAGTAAATTTCTCATGCCTTCCTTCAAATAATTTAATTACTATCAGATATAATAAAATCACCACAAAAACACCTAAAAAAGAATCATTTGAAGCTGACAAATATGACCTCATGTTCAAAACAAAAAGGATATACATACTTAAAACAATATAAAAAACATTATTTTTCAAATTACTAGTTTTATGATAAAAATAATAACCAAAAAACATTAAAAATAAATCACTAAAAAGATTTAAAACAAAAAAACTGGTTTCTACATTTTTGGTAATTGAAAAAATAAAACTTAAAAATAAATTATATACTATCGATGTTCCCTGAACAGTTGCCTGATAAAAACCTAATTCATAAAATTTAACAAATAGATCTTTATAATTATCGTTGTTACCAACTTTCCCATCAGAATTAAATAATGTAATTGCAAATAAAATTAAATAAACCAAAACAAATAATAGAAATGCAAGATTCAAACTTTTTTTATTGCCTAAAAGCTGATAAACTTTATTCATATTTTATAATTTTATTTACTACACTTTCGACATCTAATTCATAAAACATTGGTAATCTCAGGAGTCTATCAGTAAACATATCGCTATTTACTAATTCTCTCCCATTATGTTTGTCATTATAATAAGGACTAGAATGTAAACTAATATAATGAAAAACAGCCAAAACACCTTCATTTTTTAAATGCTCTATCAAAGTTGATCTTTGTTCAATTGATTTACAGACCAAATAAAACATATGACCATTATTGGTAGCCTCATTAGGAATTGACATGATTTTTATATCTTTCTGTTCTGCCCATTTTTTTAAACCAGCATGATAATAATGCCAATGTGATATTCTTTTTTTCTGGATAATTTCAAGATTCTCAATTTGCGCCCACAAAAAAGCAGCAATAACCTCCGACGGCAAAAATGAAGATCCTATATCTACCCACCCATATTTATTAACTTCACCTCTGAAAAATTCGGCACGATTGGTTCCTTTTTCCCAGATAATCTCTGCGCGATGAATAAACCTTTTATCATTTATTGTAATCATTCCGCCTTCGCCAGCAATTATATTTTTAGTTTCAT belongs to Flavobacterium gilvum and includes:
- the rffA gene encoding dTDP-4-amino-4,6-dideoxygalactose transaminase — its product is MIPFNKPYLTGKETQYIEEAVKSGKISGNGMFTQKCQSFFEEQYGFQKVLLTTSCTDALEMCAILADIQLGDEVIIPSFTFVSTAIAFVRQGAKIVFADSLPDNPNIDVSKLEALITPKTKVIVPVHYAGVACDMDPIMELADKYNLLVIEDAAQAIDSSYNGKPLGTFGHMAAFSFHETKNIIAGEGGMITINDKRFIHRAEIIWEKGTNRAEFFRGEVNKYGWVDIGSSFLPSEVIAAFLWAQIENLEIIQKKRISHWHYYHAGLKKWAEQKDIKIMSIPNEATNNGHMFYLVCKSIEQRSTLIEHLKNEGVLAVFHYISLHSSPYYNDKHNGRELVNSDMFTDRLLRLPMFYELDVESVVNKIIKYE